CCTAACATACTGACAGACGACACTGATTTTAACACGCTACATACTTACATTTATACTGCAGCATACACCACAATCAAATTTAACGGAGTGAGAATCAACAATAACAATTCAGCTAACTTTAACAAACCACGAACGAAACCATGGTGGCATAGACGTCTGGAACGTAGAATTAATGAACTTAGAGCATGTATAGGCCGACTAACGGCATATGCAAAAGGTACCCGATCAGCCTACCTagaaaaacaaatagaaaaaatTAAGCAACGATATAAAATTCATTCCCAACACGAGGCCCAAAACTCtgatataacacattttttagATACTTTAAAACAGAAACTAAATATACTATCCAACAGGTTAAAAAGGTATAACGAATGCACAATtagaaaaactcaaaataagGAATTCACAAATaacgaaaaattattttacagaaAACTAACTCAAAACAATGATAgccaacaaaataattatagtcCTGTACCGTCGTCAGAGTCCATGCATACCTACTGGTCCAATATATGGTCATATCCAGTTCAACATGAAAATAGTCAATGGATTGATAAAGATAAAGATAGAGTCAAAGACATTCCTGTCATGAAATTTGAAGAAATTCAGCTCGAAAATATGAAAGCAGTTATAAGTAAAACGCATAATTGGAAAGCAACCGGATCTGATCACATACATAATTACTGGTTTAAAAAATTTACATCCACACATACAATACTACTCAAGCACATAAATTCATTCATTAAATCGCCAGACACAATACCATCATTTATTACACAGGGTATAACTTACATGCTAGCAAAAGATAATTCGGATACTTCAAACCCCGCAAAATATAGGCCTATAACCTGTCTGCAAAATATCTACAAGATTATAACAGCATGCATAAGCAATTtaatatatacacatataaatgaacataatattctagCTGAAGAGCAGAAAGGATGCCGTAAGTTTAGCCAAGGGTGCAAGGAACAACTCATAATAGACTCCGTAATTTCACAGCAGGCTCTTAAACAGAAACgtaatatatatacaatgtaTATAGATTATAAGAAAGCTTTCGATTCTGTACCACACTCCTggcttatttatattttaaaacattataaaattaatccCGTAATAATAAATTGTCTAGAAATAATTATGCCCAATTGGCACAccaaattgaaaatttttgacTCGACTAAAGCTATTGAAACTGACTTCATTTACATAAAGAGAGGTATATTCCAAGGAGACTCTTTAAGTCCTCTTTGGTTTTGCCTTGCCCTTAACCCTCTTTCTTTTATACTTAACCAAAATGACTACGGATTTAAGATCAAATATGATTCACACCATACATCACTTTCACATCTTCTCTATATGGATGACATCAAAATTTTTGCAAACACACTAAACCACTTACACGCTCTTGCTGACCGTACACAATCTTTTTctaatgacataaaaatggAGTTTGGGATagataaatgtaaaatacaatCGATAAATAAAGGTAAAATAgaacataatatacagtataaaCTTAACAATGACGAAATAATTGATCCAGTTGACCCATTAGAGGGATACAAATACCTAGGCTTCTACCAATCACAGCAAATACATCATAAAGAAACTAAAAATCTACTCAAACAGAAATTCAAAGCAAGGCTACATAAAATACTACACACACATCTGAacgcaaaaaacacaattaaagCGATCAATACATATGCCATACCTATACTCACATACTCCTTTGGTGTAATACGCTGGAACCTAACAGAATTAAAAACTTTACAAAGATTAATAAACACAACTATGACAAAATATAGAAAGCACCACCCAAGAGCCTGCTTTCAACGATTAATTTTACCAAAAATAGAGGGCGGTAGGGGTCTCATCGACATTTTAAATTTACACAATAGACAATTAACACTACTCAGAACATTCTTTTACAACCACGCACACACAAAAACACTCCACCTTGCTATTTGTCATGCTGACACTTACACACCACTGGCACTAGCTGATAAAgcaaaaactataaaaacttACACAAAACAGCAAAAAATCGAAGCATGGGCACAAAAATCACTACATGGCCGGCACCGTCTTGACCTTACCAACAACGCCGTTGACAAAATAGCGTCAAACGCATGGTTAAAGCAAGGGGAGCTGTTCCCTGAGACGGAAGGATTTATGCTCGCAATACAAGATCAGGTAATAGATACAAAGAACTatagaaagcatattattagaGACCGTAACGTGAGCAGCGACCACTGTCGCCACTGCCATAAGCAACCAGAAACAATACAGCATATTACAGGTGCCTGCTCATCCATCACACAGACAGACTACAAACACAGACACGACCAAGTAGCAGCAATCATACATCAGATACTCGCACACAAACACAACCTCATCCCAGAAAAAATACCATACTACAAATACACACCACAAATACTACTAGAATCACCCGACTATAAACTATACTGGGACAGGACAATACTGACAGACAAGACCGTACATCACAATAGACCTGACATCACACTTCACGACAAACATAGCAAAACCGTCTACCTCGTAGATGTCGCCATACCTAACTCACACAACCTCACTAGTACACACATAACCAAACTCACAAAATACACAGACTTGTCAATAGAACTAAAAGCGCAATGGAGAGTAAGCACAGTTAAAATCATACCAATCATCATCTCAACCACAGGCATCATACCTAAGACACTACACATATCACTCAAAACACTTAATATACATCCACTTACATACATAATCTTACAGAAAGCAGTCATCTTAAATACATGCCGAATTGTCCGAAAATTCTTATCCATCACTTAATTTCACATTTACTTGCAGTtgtttggccacaagcccgcaactgCAGTAGCTACCCCACAAGGgagaaaagaaaatttaaaaaatacaaataataataataataataataataattataaaaaagttaggaattatttgaacttgaagacagtaaatattatttcattactttttaaagttgtttggcgggggttcttttaaatttcttaatttaattttatttcatactttttaaacttgtgttgtttatagtgcagaatattaattcctatcaacagaatcatattctcatgattaccatttatcaatgtccttttcgatgaggccgagcagcagcatgtaaatatttagtgtttatctacttcttactggttgtcgcaatcaaaatgagcccaaacacgaaacctctgctctaagttggcgaggagttggatatcctattgattaccaggtgatgctgcaacaccaggtcaactttctattattatgtgtatacgtatattatatatttacaactagaatgaaatataaaacccatcaaacgactacaagttgctaacggcctttcatgaaccagataaaccctgattgtccagcactgagcaggctgatgatgatgaattatagctaagaacactctcgatcatgtcagttcttaaacaaaaaaaactagatcaaaatcggtccacccgtttggacgctacgatgccacggacagatacacacacagacaaacagacagacagacagacacgtcaaacttataacacccctcttttttgtcgggggttaaaaagaaaGATAATGTCAGCGGATGTGGATGCGTAAATAGcgttcataaaatcataataaacaaCATTTGAACATATTTTTTGACATGAAAacgataattaatataaaatcattgagctattttaattgaaacaatgcaatgggggcgctaaaacatattttttctcaaaaagggcagtagacaaaataagtttgggagccCCTGGTCTAGACTGTTAGCTACCCAAAGACAGTATATAAAGGTACCGCCACAGGTCCATTATAAATTGAATATATTCAATTTATAATGGacctgtggcggtacccacaattcgcctaacattcctgcatcgcactatcaaagttttctaagtgcgtcggtaaatatacgacagctgaaatgtatcacgcgggcttcggcctgaccgagcataccacctcgctcggtcggaagatcttcctttggctgCCACAcacatatcccacattggtgacccgcgacagaacacgcctccttcatcatcgtcactccccgcccctccgcaccgcgccagccagcatcgcctcatcgggtacctcgtccactagccgcaatgtaccgcggcctgggcggactccgcatcggcatcatcgggctttctcactacactatcacccaaattcccttcgccggtcaggcacgacaaaattcccggatatttggccgaaatgtggttatttccccggacacctcttaaacagtatttacgataacgtcttgacaatttttgcttttccaacaagaatttgtaaaaatctgactaactcaagtccgtgcaagaaaccgtgtatacgcttagcgagtttttatctttcgtttattgctgcatgacttaaaagttaaattttcttatcaagtgtctggatttcaaccggacacttttcataaacccggccggacgcaccccggacgcccttcaaactaggacaaattcggggaaatccggacggatggcaaccctacactacaccgaccggtcagcaagcagagctcatctctcctggtcagcacgtagcatcggccccgcacggcagctatccgactcattggatcccgtgcagcagcttacagttccgactcactgggactcactgcaacagttccgactcactggaactcacttgGCACTGgtgactcaagcgacaagacttcaagattcgacctccggtcttcgggggggagtgatgtggcggtacccacaattattcgcctaacattcctgcatcgcactatcaaagttttctaagtgcgtcggtaaatatacgacagctgaaatgtatcacgcgggcttcggcctgaccgagcatttttttttattaaataagggggcaaacgagcaaacgggtcacctgatggtaagcaactaccgtcgcccatggacactcgcaacatcagaagagctgcaggtgcgttgccggccttttaagagggaatacgctcttttcttgaaggtttgcaggtcgtatcagtccggaaatactgctggtgacagttcattccagagttttacagtgcgcggcagaaagttacgcgaaaaacgcactgtggaagactgccactcatcaaggtgatgaggatggtatttttttcgcgtgggacgatagcgaaaagttgcaggtggtatgattccgaacaattccttagagcactccccgtgatacaaccgatagaggatgcagagtgaagctacatctcggcgtaattccagggggtccaagctgtttgaaacactatggcagtcaacaattcgagcagcccttcgttggatacgatccagagggagcagttggtattttggcgcccctgcccagagatgagaacaatattccatatgaggccgaaccagcgccttgtagagttgtaggcgttggtccgggctgaagtactgtctcgctctgttaagaacaccaagcttcttcgaggctaatttggccttaccctcaagatgatatcggaactggacttcgctcgatatgttgacgccaagtatctcaatgctaggggagatggttaaagatgtgcacTCGAAACGaagataaacgaccattggtgactttttagtggtgaacgcgcagacttgtgtcttggtggggactggggttgaattggactaagttacgtctaccccattcagaaaCCTTCTctaatgaattctccaccttagacacaagttcgtttcgactctcagtgatattttgccgagaaatattaggggagccggtatatacagcatcacctgtactatcatccgcatagcaatgaatgccgttggtttgtaacatgtcattgatatgcagtatgaatagagtaggcgatagcacacagccctgagggacaccagcattaacagacagagtttccgagcattcgccgtcactacgacctttatgcttctgtctcacggccgtagctagaggggggcattggggggcaatgccctaccttaaaattataaccttaaaaataccaaaacccaagaaatcaataaattatgattatttttttgtacttctgccctacctgtaaccaatgctgccctacctcaaatctgactgtagctacagccctgttctgtctgctaagaaactggtgacccacttacataatttctcgggcagcccgtatgatggaagctttgatagcagcgctttatgccaaacccgatcaaaggccttcgatcgtggagcagacactgcgttggcccaggattggtaagcctcctgcttccggcgagaagcttttttgggggatgaaccaaaccagggacgaaatctgccgccagttggcactacagaggtcggaatgaaaagttccatcccctgcatcaccacatcggcaacagagttggcagtgttgtcgggatcatctggcgagagcataccacctcgctcggtcggaagatcttcctttggctgCCACACACATATCCCACAGACCTATTGTTTGGCAACAGGTTACGGGGCCCAGGGATAATAAATAGGCAGTCTTACAGCTTACtcataaataattatgttaataattataacgACGTAGAAATCTTTGGTTGTTGCAAAAAGAGCTTATTTAACGCAATCTATCAATATAGTTACAAAACCTTTTTACAAGACTTGAAACAAAACTTTCTTTCGAAATTTAATTTtgtcagattattattatttaataccttACAATAAGcagacataaaatatttaactaaaacaaaaatcaaaacaCTAAGGTCTAgaactttattatttatcattaatggcaacaatttttttttttatttatcgcaAAAATGAATTGAAATTGGCAACACCGCCAGAGTTTGCGACAGCGACATAAAATGGCGTCTACTCAGTTTTTCGATTAATTTTtaacgatattttctttcaGTGACTGCTAACAGtgattattataaacaatttgtGTAAAGTTGAAACCGATACGTACTTTTTGCTAGATAAAAGCTGTAAGTATTacgtaaatgtaaaaaaaaacgctcGTAATGTGCGTCATGGCAGGTGGTAACGGCTACCGATCGAGGTCGAAAACTATATAAAAACTTGTTTTTACTTGCAGTCAAGAGCGTGGTTACATATAATTTTGAGAGACGGCAATGTCCGAAGATCCCGATCGGCATGGCGAGTCTAGGAACGACGGCGGGTCCGGCGGCGGGACTTCGAACGTGGCGCGAGTGTTGTTGACCCCTCAGCAGCTCGAGTCCGCCAATGACTCGCTCCGTGCCGCGTGGAGAAATCAGGACTTGTACATTGATCACCTCGAATCATTGAACAAACAGTTGGAAGGTATTTAAGACAAGGTTACGGCTTCTTAGTGGTCACGGTCCCTGCGGCCGCCGAGTTGACTATGTGCGATACTGTTAGTTACTATATCGACAATGCTTTAACTATAATAAGTGATATGTTACTTGTTCGGTTAGTTTTACTGCTGTGATCATAATGTTAGCTGTTAATGTGGTTCAGGGTGTATCTAGGTGTTGAAAGGCAATGAACTGTGTGATCCCGTGCAAGTGGAGTGTTCAGTGGAAGTGCATCATGTCCGATGGCCAGCGGCCAGTGATACTCCAAGTGGAGAAGTGTTTATGTTCAGTGTTCACAAATATGCCGATTGCGGATCTCTTCACTGCAAGTTGTCTACTGTTgaaagtaaatatattttctgtttatagaataaaaatagttttataaacTTGAAATTAATACTGTCTATTTTGCAACTGTTAACAttcttaaattgtaatttattgtgAAATATGTACTATTCATAGCAgtattgttacaaaaaaatgtttacacCATGCTTACGGATGGTCTGATACATTGTAAAAGCCACTTATTGAAAATGTCTGCCAAATTAACACAAAGCTAAGCATGAAGTAAACATTTTAGTGggagattatattattgtgtacaATATGACTGTCCTGCTTAAAGGATCTAATAATTTCTTTAGAAAGTATTACAAATGATGTTACATATAAAAAGCAGTATTActgtataaaatgttattttttaatgtgtaatcTGTAAGTGAACTATCTGAAAacagtttaatattttaaacttttgttttaaCAGTTTATCACATAAAATCAGTAACAAATTGTATAACGGAGGGTAAATCTGATAATCTTCTGATAAGTTTAGGATAACTTATCTCTGAATGTGGTATTTTTCTCTCCATCACTAATTCACTAGACATAAAAACATCACTGACACATGTGGTGAAACTTACGAAATCTAAGAATTTCTTTCTGTGAtgatttatattgtattttatggCTGTATGTTTTTTTCCAAGTTGCTACAATATTCAGTTAGTAGTAGCCCTATAACCCATCAATCGTGGAAAAACacgacacaatagaatttctatttgTCTCGGTCACTGGTGAccatatggggcttgatgaattaaacaaAGATCAATTGTTTTGATAAAGTATTTGTCGTCCAAACTTTAAACTTATTAACcttccttatttattttattcttcttATTTCTCATTATCTCAAGAATGTTTTATAAGATAATAGAAATAAGCACATTACAAAGAAGAATGAGATGTTTTATAAGTTTACATTAAATGTGAAGCTATAAAAGacagacataataattattaattatggttttaacacaatgaagtcttagtagaTCTAGGTAGATCCAAAAAAGTGATAGCTAAAACTATATTACTACAATAATGTATCAATATAGTTTTAACAGAAATCTCACTACTTTTTCTTGCAAAGATATAAATATATGCTACATAAAAATTTGTTCTGTAAAAGATTTACCATTGAAACATTaaatgtctaaacacactaggccgaaaaaccGCGGCTGTTCGGCATGATTaagcctgcaatgtattttaagttaccaatgacacaccatgccgaaattacgtcgcattATATTGtttgcgtagcgcattgctgacaTGATCATGGcgaacttcggcctagtgtattTAGACAAGTGGTTGTTCTTTGCAAGTAAAATATGATCAAGTTACTTTGCTATTTTGTTAGGTTTAGTTAAGGTATTGTCGATTTTTATGTATCAAGTAgccaaaaatattgtaaaacctttatcaagtgtaacattttttttattctacaaAATCAGAAAAAATCTCTCTGCATAGAGTTAAAAACAATTGTATTAGAATAGTCTTTGCTTTTATGAAACATTTACTTCTTAATTTGCTTTTATCAGCAGTTGGCAATTTGTGGCCTGTAAAAAGTTTCTTTAGCCACCTTGTGGCTCTTGCTGGCCAAAATTTTGCTGACTGTTGATTTGTAATATGTTTGTTACAAGTAATATGTTTCTAATTACCTTTTATTGTATATAGGCAGCTTGGAAAAGGCGAAAGAGATTGAAGATAGGGTAAAGCAGCAGTATGCTGAGTCACAACATAGGGAAAAAGTGTTGGTCCGACGACTGGCAGCTAAAGAACAAGAAATACAGGACTATGTGGTAAATACACTATTTTATGGCCTATATTACCACATCAACTTACTTAGTTACCTTAAtgataacaattataatatgaGCCGCCTTAAAGGCAAGCTGTCATAAGAATAGACATTttgactacgaataataaaaactaaggaaaagtaactccatcaaaaaacatgctccaaaatacttgtcaaaaaagtgtaccttaggtacacatttcaatacatttgcaatatttaggtgaccttgagcagtactaggctgacgttacatgacagatcaaaaggaaccaaatttaaaacggaaatagtatgggagttacgattccttagtttttattatttgtagcattttgacaaaaaaatctTATCAATTGGGACATCACAAAACCCAAAAATATGATGTCAGCATTTCTCTGTGTGCTTTTCTAAATTTCTGTTGTAGTTGAGCTTCAGGTTATGTTAtctataaacattaaaaattctACCATTTCAGAGTCAAATTGCAGAATTGAAGTCCTCACATGCAAGCTTAAACGGGAGACCGTCTTTGTTAGACCCAGCAGTTAATATGCTCATTTTAAGGTTAAAGCAAGAATTAACATCGACGAGAGCTAGATTAGAGGAAACACAAAATGAATTATCAGCTTGGAAATTTACACCCGACTCGAATACAGGAAAGAAACTTATGGCGAAATGCAGACTGCTTCATCAAGAAAACGAGGATTTAGGAAAAATGACATCCAGTGGAAGGATAGCAAAGCTGGAAGGTGATTTAGCATTGCAAAAAAGTTTTAGTGAAGAAGTGAAAAAGTCTCAATCAGGTCGGTGTGAATTTATAATGTtgaaaaacaatgttttttattttattttgtaaagctGTAATAAATTTATACTCTAGTAATTTGCAATGCTAATAATTTCAAATCTTATTgtcattaataatttttaatttcagaaCTAGATGAATTCCTTCAAGAACTGGACGAGGATGTTGAGGGCATGCAGAGCACGGTATTGTTCTTACAGCAGGAACTGAGAGCATCTCACGCTGGCATCAACGGGAACCGGCCACCCTCTCCTTCGTCACCTGAGAAGAGACCTGCGGAACGTGGAGCCTCGCCCTTGGGCAAAAGGCGGAGAGCATCAGTGCTATCATTGGACTATGATGAAGAGGAAGAACCGCTAACGCACAACGGTGACGCAGACTAGCACTCGGTGCAcacaaacaataaaaactattctatatcTTCAATACTGTGGAATCTTCGTTCAAGTGTTACATTAATACTTGCCAGGGTATATATTTAGAACTGGCTTCTTATACTGTTTCTCACGAGTGCACATAGTGAATCATAGTCACAATGTTACATTTAAAGTGAATGtgttgtgatttttttgctGACATGACAACGGATTTATGTACAAAATGTACCATAAGTGGTCAGACTTCATTACTAACTAGTGCACCATATTACAATTGAAATTGTGATAACAGATAGTGAGGTGGTAACTGATAACTTCTTTCTTCCTTTGGTTAACAGAGTGCTAAAACTCTTAAAAGGTGTTCTTCAACATACTTATACTACAATGTTAAAAGACAAAACACAGAGGTGTCATTATGTTTATGGGAATTGGTGATGATTGtgtcaaatgtgtaaaagaaaACAATTCAAACTGAAATTAATGTTTGATATGGTGGATGTGCAAATGAATTGAACAGTGATTCTTGACATTTTAATTGACGAGAATAAACAATAAGATGAcaattgtataatttatttatgtaaagtgGATCATTTGTGATATACCAgagaaacaataatatattttgttgagtTCGATGGCATAGTGTAAGAGAACGGTATAATTGAAAATGAAATCAGTGTTGATGTAGCAATAATGTCAAACACCAAGCCTAATGTTATTAAACGccatgttttaataaatttatgtgaTTTTTTACACTAAAATGtttctatttaaaaatacaatgaTTGTATATATTAGAACTATGTTAATAAACATATTACTGACATGCACTTCAGTGTTTTAACTTGACTGTACCATATTAAAAGATTACCAACTGCTGCTCTGCAGGGAATAATTAagtttaaggcgacgccttgataatttggcaatatcgatttttctcagcaatgactaaagctaagaaattaaagttcattgtcattcatcatgtctttgaattacctataataaaaatagcataacacgattggtcaacttttataacacaaaataatcaaaaagacctctgtaaaaaaagggattagtattttgccaacagaggacaaaatttgtacatagattggttcaagcatacactttaatttgcccaatGCCCGTAGCTTAAGGGAGCTCGCAGATAaataacgcgacaaaaaccattttgtcgcttacgccctttccattttttgctgttccatcgCGTcggcttctcatagaaaacaagcgatctaaaacatatccaacacagattttactttaacgcggcgtcaccttaagataTAAAGAGCTAAAAGCACACAAGTAAtgttaaggatgtatataaggtcaaattccatactacatccaattaaattatgaaagtactaaatatgtaaaaaattggacacccagacacttattatgaattataatagatttttaaagaactattcgatatttaattattattgaaaaaaaatt
This genomic window from Aricia agestis chromosome 17, ilAriAges1.1, whole genome shotgun sequence contains:
- the LOC121735414 gene encoding pre-mRNA-splicing regulator female-lethal(2)D isoform X2; its protein translation is MFSVHKYADCGSLHCKLSTVESSLEKAKEIEDRVKQQYAESQHREKVLVRRLAAKEQEIQDYVSQIAELKSSHASLNGRPSLLDPAVNMLILRLKQELTSTRARLEETQNELSAWKFTPDSNTGKKLMAKCRLLHQENEDLGKMTSSGRIAKLEGDLALQKSFSEEVKKSQSELDEFLQELDEDVEGMQSTVLFLQQELRASHAGINGNRPPSPSSPEKRPAERGASPLGKRRRASVLSLDYDEEEEPLTHNGDAD
- the LOC121735414 gene encoding pre-mRNA-splicing regulator female-lethal(2)D isoform X1; this encodes MSEDPDRHGESRNDGGSGGGTSNVARVLLTPQQLESANDSLRAAWRNQDLYIDHLESLNKQLEGSLEKAKEIEDRVKQQYAESQHREKVLVRRLAAKEQEIQDYVSQIAELKSSHASLNGRPSLLDPAVNMLILRLKQELTSTRARLEETQNELSAWKFTPDSNTGKKLMAKCRLLHQENEDLGKMTSSGRIAKLEGDLALQKSFSEEVKKSQSELDEFLQELDEDVEGMQSTVLFLQQELRASHAGINGNRPPSPSSPEKRPAERGASPLGKRRRASVLSLDYDEEEEPLTHNGDAD
- the LOC121735681 gene encoding uncharacterized protein LOC121735681; protein product: MYIDYKKAFDSVPHSWLIYILKHYKINPVIINCLEIIMPNWHTKLKIFDSTKAIETDFIYIKRGIFQGDSLSPLWFCLALNPLSFILNQNDYGFKIKYDSHHTSLSHLLYMDDIKIFANTLNHLHALADRTQSFSNDIKMEFGIDKCKIQSINKGKIEHNIQYKLNNDEIIDPVDPLEGYKYLGFYQSQQIHHKETKNLLKQKFKARLHKILHTHLNAKNTIKAINTYAIPILTYSFGVIRWNLTELKTLQRLINTTMTKYRKHHPRACFQRLILPKIEGGRGLIDILNLHNRQLTLLRTFFYNHAHTKTLHLAICHADTYTPLALADKAKTIKTYTKQQKIEAWAQKSLHGRHRLDLTNNAVDKIASNAWLKQGELFPETEGFMLAIQDQVIDTKNYRKHIIRDRNVSSDHCRHCHKQPETIQHITGACSSITQTDYKHRHDQVAAIIHQILAHKHNLIPEKIPYYKYTPQILLESPDYKLYWDRTILTDKTVHHNRPDITLHDKHSKTVYLVDVAIPNSHNLTSTHITKLTKYTDLSIELKAQWRKPSLMNSPP